In a genomic window of Numenius arquata chromosome 5, bNumArq3.hap1.1, whole genome shotgun sequence:
- the S100P gene encoding protein S100-P — protein MSQLETAMGMIIAVFDKYAKTDGNRQALTKAELKTLLEKELPNFLSSGKDKDAIDKVFKNLDENGDSQVDFKEFVIFVASLTCCCHKYFEQKAAK, from the exons ATGTCTCAGCTGGAAACTGCGATGGGAATGATCATTGCTGTCTTTGACAAGTATGCAAAGACTGATGGCAACAGGCAAGCCCTCACCAAAGCAGAACTAAAGACCCTCCTGGAAAAAGAGCTCCCAAACTTCCTCTCG tcaGGGAAGGACAAGGATGCCATTGATAAAGTCTTCAAGAACCTGGATGAAAATGGTGATTCCCAAGTGGACTTCAAAGAATTTGTCATCTTTGTGGCATCTCTGACTTGCTGCTGTCACAAATATTTTGAGCAGAAAGCAGCCAAATAA